A stretch of the Nitratifractor salsuginis DSM 16511 genome encodes the following:
- a CDS encoding Mu-like prophage major head subunit gpT family protein, whose translation MPRRIDKKKLTEKAMERRAGFDASLIDVENRTIPFILISRDNAGERVDWWSGETYIEQLDPNGANTERLKTFFKDHNRSVDSAIGKVQNVRVENGELKADVVFGPSPEAEAVFEKYRDGILTDVSIGYRVNTVTLEERKDEPDIVTITDFDILELSAVGVGFDQGATVGRQLNTQGENMTKEQIERLRDLEAMKERNEELERELQSLRALAAKSEEGDDQIRAELDEMKRREAIRDIATKFAADQETLERFLSDKTKTANDLSMHLLEQRSAQQPRVHAGRNSDQRHDDMVRAMADGLLMRHGVTPKDAHKDAEMFRGMSVQNMVRQISGLGLTASEQDLVRAMTTSDFPKILANVQNKVVQESFESAPVTFREWTQAVEFRDFKPRTEVRKGSFGADFKRVKELGRTQYVEKGETGLTWGIESFGARFAFTRELLINDDLSIFIDDLRDMVEQVAVFQNRRVYQMLEGTGEYKDYTMEDGKPIFDAAHNNYDASGAAPSVSTISAARTRMMRQKDFDGRQLRILPKFVIVPPELETATYQLLNSTANPEANNSGTVNPVRNLYTPITDMELSNPDAWYMAAARKTIKVGYLQGSNQRPIVEEVGRSPIDGIEYQLVFDFGLVAEDFRGLYKNAGTSTK comes from the coding sequence GTGCCCAGGAGAATTGACAAGAAAAAACTGACCGAAAAGGCGATGGAGCGGCGGGCAGGTTTCGATGCGTCGTTGATCGACGTGGAGAACCGGACGATCCCGTTTATCCTGATTTCACGCGATAACGCAGGAGAGCGGGTGGACTGGTGGAGCGGTGAGACCTACATCGAACAGCTCGACCCCAACGGGGCGAATACCGAGCGGCTCAAGACCTTTTTCAAGGACCACAACCGCTCCGTGGATTCGGCGATCGGGAAAGTGCAGAACGTCCGCGTAGAAAACGGGGAGCTCAAAGCCGATGTGGTCTTCGGTCCCTCTCCCGAAGCCGAGGCGGTCTTCGAAAAATATCGCGACGGCATCCTCACCGATGTCTCCATCGGCTACCGGGTCAACACCGTCACCCTCGAAGAGCGAAAGGACGAGCCGGACATCGTAACGATCACCGACTTCGACATCCTCGAGCTTTCGGCGGTGGGGGTCGGTTTCGATCAGGGCGCGACCGTGGGTCGTCAACTCAATACACAAGGAGAAAACATGACAAAAGAACAGATCGAACGCCTCCGTGATCTGGAGGCGATGAAAGAGCGCAACGAGGAGCTGGAGCGTGAGCTCCAGAGCCTCCGCGCATTGGCCGCAAAATCCGAAGAGGGCGACGATCAGATCCGTGCCGAACTGGACGAGATGAAGCGGCGCGAAGCGATCCGCGACATCGCTACCAAATTCGCGGCCGATCAGGAGACCCTGGAGCGGTTTTTGAGCGACAAGACCAAAACCGCCAACGACCTGAGCATGCACCTGCTGGAGCAGCGCTCCGCCCAGCAGCCCAGAGTCCACGCCGGACGCAATAGTGATCAGCGCCACGACGATATGGTCCGCGCGATGGCTGACGGCCTGCTGATGCGCCACGGTGTCACCCCCAAAGACGCGCATAAAGACGCAGAGATGTTCCGGGGAATGAGCGTGCAGAATATGGTGCGCCAGATCTCCGGTCTTGGACTCACCGCGAGCGAGCAGGATCTCGTCCGGGCAATGACCACCAGCGACTTCCCCAAGATTTTGGCAAACGTCCAGAACAAGGTGGTCCAGGAGTCCTTCGAGTCCGCGCCCGTCACGTTCCGCGAGTGGACGCAGGCGGTCGAGTTCCGGGACTTCAAACCTCGCACCGAGGTCAGAAAGGGTAGCTTCGGCGCAGACTTCAAGCGGGTCAAAGAGCTGGGTCGGACACAGTATGTCGAAAAGGGCGAAACCGGACTGACCTGGGGGATCGAGAGCTTCGGAGCCCGCTTCGCGTTTACCCGGGAGCTGCTTATCAACGATGATCTCTCTATCTTCATCGACGATCTGCGCGATATGGTCGAGCAGGTGGCCGTGTTCCAGAACCGCCGCGTCTACCAGATGCTTGAAGGCACCGGCGAGTACAAGGACTACACGATGGAGGATGGCAAGCCGATCTTCGATGCAGCTCACAACAACTATGATGCCAGCGGTGCCGCCCCAAGTGTCTCCACCATCTCGGCTGCGCGTACCCGGATGATGCGGCAAAAAGATTTCGACGGTCGCCAGCTGCGCATCCTGCCCAAATTCGTCATCGTGCCCCCCGAGCTCGAGACTGCGACCTACCAGCTGCTCAACTCCACAGCCAACCCCGAGGCGAACAACTCCGGCACCGTCAACCCGGTCCGCAACCTCTATACGCCCATCACGGATATGGAGCTGAGCAATCCCGATGCCTGGTACATGGCTGCCGCACGCAAGACGATCAAAGTCGGATATCTCCAAGGCTCCAATCAGCGGCCCATCGTCGAAGAGGTTGGGCGCAGCCCCATCGACGGTATCGAGTATCAGTTGGTCTTCGACTTCGGCCTTGTCGCCGAGGATTTCCGTGGACTCTACAAGAACGCAGGTACGTCAACCAAATAA
- a CDS encoding phage portal protein, with the protein MSLFRRLLPKRWQKRAFYEGGRVTRANRDFWNATSPFEVTASPDRDRLRARARWLRANNPIMANIDRTIVNNVVGHGIGLQSKTGDTRVDSEIEAKWKQAAGRGGLDITGRLTLTDMLRLIVETRMVDGEILAYKRLSKDRARPFTLQLIEADRFNKFHADMNIIDGVEIDDDGRVVAYHIFDGGDYQQTSFSDVALPAEDVINYYKQERATQYRGISEYAQAIIDIKNFSAYQSATVAAARARANIAYYVEKEGPIGPSIGVHDDPDDTDRKIQEINGVMVHYLDRGEKIGKLDPDMVGDNYANFVRMTVRMLANARNISYELAFRDFSQVNFSSARASIIQDNKRFDAEQRHLVEYFLEPVFEAWVEANVLAGNFRSITPAAWARDSSRFVKPRWVMPKREWVDPLKDMKAVELELKLGLTTRTEVAASRGMDFEELLMQQKKEQELMSKYGIGGESAQEN; encoded by the coding sequence TTGTCTCTTTTTCGTAGGCTCTTACCGAAGCGATGGCAGAAGCGCGCCTTCTACGAAGGGGGGCGCGTCACCCGCGCCAACCGTGATTTTTGGAATGCCACCAGCCCTTTCGAGGTGACGGCCTCTCCCGACCGGGATCGGCTTCGGGCACGCGCCAGATGGTTGAGAGCCAACAACCCCATTATGGCCAACATCGACCGGACCATCGTCAACAATGTCGTAGGCCACGGGATCGGGTTGCAGTCAAAGACCGGGGACACACGGGTCGATAGTGAGATCGAGGCGAAATGGAAACAGGCGGCGGGCCGTGGCGGGCTCGACATAACCGGCAGGCTCACTCTAACCGATATGCTTCGTCTCATCGTCGAAACGCGAATGGTGGACGGGGAGATCCTGGCCTACAAGCGCCTGAGTAAAGATCGAGCCAGGCCGTTTACTCTCCAACTCATCGAGGCGGACCGCTTCAATAAATTTCACGCAGATATGAACATCATCGACGGAGTGGAGATCGACGACGACGGCCGTGTCGTCGCTTATCACATTTTCGACGGCGGGGATTATCAACAGACGAGTTTTTCAGATGTCGCCCTGCCGGCAGAAGATGTGATCAACTACTACAAACAGGAGCGGGCCACCCAGTATCGGGGGATCAGCGAATATGCCCAGGCGATCATCGACATCAAGAATTTTTCAGCCTATCAGTCGGCCACTGTAGCGGCGGCCAGGGCACGGGCGAATATCGCCTACTACGTGGAGAAAGAGGGGCCCATTGGTCCATCCATAGGCGTGCATGACGACCCGGACGATACTGACCGCAAGATCCAGGAGATCAACGGGGTGATGGTTCACTACCTCGATCGCGGGGAGAAGATCGGGAAACTCGACCCGGATATGGTGGGCGACAATTACGCTAATTTCGTGCGTATGACGGTGCGGATGCTGGCCAACGCACGGAATATCAGTTATGAGCTTGCTTTCCGCGATTTCTCCCAGGTCAATTTCTCAAGCGCGAGGGCCTCTATCATTCAGGACAACAAGCGCTTCGATGCGGAACAGCGGCACCTCGTCGAGTATTTCCTCGAGCCCGTCTTCGAGGCGTGGGTCGAGGCCAATGTGCTGGCTGGCAATTTCCGCTCCATCACCCCGGCGGCCTGGGCGCGGGACAGCTCCAGATTTGTCAAACCTCGGTGGGTGATGCCAAAGCGGGAGTGGGTCGATCCGCTCAAAGATATGAAGGCAGTAGAGCTGGAGCTCAAACTTGGGCTGACGACGCGTACCGAAGTGGCCGCCAGTCGAGGTATGGACTTCGAGGAGCTGCTGATGCAGCAGAAAAAAGAGCAGGAGCTCATGAGCAAATACGGAATAGGAGGCGAGAGTGCCCAGGAGAATTGA